In Gemmata obscuriglobus, a single genomic region encodes these proteins:
- a CDS encoding DUF1549 domain-containing protein, translating to MTRYLLLLGALLVAAGPSVADDEPKPLTGGISPQTAKINEFIAKGWEAAGAKPAAKASDHEYMRRVFIDLIGRIPTVEEIRDFEQDRAANKRVRLVQRLLNERKYAPKSNGRPVTAVAGLSKFPIDYSAAYARNFAEIWSVWLLTRSGLDPIYREQFMMWLEDQLDNNVPYRDFVTGLITATGKSNDNGAVHFVFRHIGDPIQADAKGQKVDLGEFGKYDNVPVTSRVTKMFLGIQTQCTQCHDHPQAKEWLQADFWGVNAFFRQTEKVGTQNTMQKKQTATANYVELREMPDWNKKGMVLYERRDGQRKATYPVMLKDLAQSEKGEKSTKNLISAPATAKTRRQTLAEWVVQHDNFEKALVNRMWGHLFGRGLQKDATVDDFKSDNEIVHPELLTYLGEQFKQYNHDTKKLLEWLCTSDVYQLSHVALKGQADPKFDPFFARMPLKALSPEVLFDSLSLATRAESRLKDAEYKALKASWTGKLVRNFGDDEGNETTFNGTVVQALLLMNGKDLNNEVGTTRDKGVVADVVKKHRGTPSPIYDELFLMTVSRHPTREELAKLEQIRSGRATITLGSGGSASSGGKGANPPKSGPVPVPGANPDDITYYQDVFWALLNTNEFMLNH from the coding sequence ATGACCCGCTACCTGCTCTTGCTCGGTGCGCTGCTGGTCGCAGCCGGGCCGTCGGTCGCTGACGACGAACCGAAGCCGCTGACCGGCGGCATCTCGCCCCAAACCGCTAAAATCAACGAATTCATCGCCAAGGGGTGGGAAGCGGCGGGAGCCAAGCCGGCGGCGAAGGCCAGCGACCACGAGTACATGCGCCGGGTCTTCATCGACCTCATCGGGCGCATCCCGACGGTCGAAGAGATCCGGGACTTCGAGCAGGACCGCGCGGCGAACAAGCGCGTGCGGCTCGTCCAGCGGTTGCTGAACGAAAGGAAGTACGCCCCGAAGTCGAACGGCCGGCCCGTCACCGCGGTCGCCGGGCTGTCGAAATTCCCCATCGACTACTCGGCGGCCTACGCCCGCAACTTCGCCGAAATCTGGTCCGTGTGGCTGCTCACCCGCAGCGGGTTGGACCCGATCTACCGCGAACAGTTCATGATGTGGCTGGAGGATCAGCTCGATAACAACGTTCCGTACCGCGACTTCGTTACGGGCCTGATTACTGCGACCGGCAAGAGCAACGACAACGGTGCCGTTCACTTCGTCTTCCGACACATCGGCGACCCGATCCAGGCCGACGCGAAGGGCCAAAAGGTCGACCTGGGCGAGTTCGGCAAGTACGACAACGTGCCGGTCACGTCGCGTGTGACCAAAATGTTCCTGGGCATTCAGACCCAGTGTACCCAGTGCCACGACCACCCGCAGGCGAAGGAGTGGCTCCAGGCCGACTTCTGGGGGGTCAACGCGTTCTTCCGTCAAACGGAGAAGGTCGGCACACAGAACACCATGCAGAAGAAGCAGACCGCGACGGCGAACTACGTCGAGCTGCGCGAGATGCCCGATTGGAACAAGAAGGGCATGGTGCTGTACGAGCGTCGCGACGGCCAGCGCAAAGCCACCTACCCGGTGATGCTGAAAGATCTGGCTCAGTCCGAGAAGGGCGAGAAATCCACGAAAAACCTGATCTCAGCGCCGGCGACGGCCAAGACCCGTCGTCAGACCCTCGCCGAGTGGGTCGTCCAGCACGACAACTTCGAGAAGGCGCTCGTGAACCGGATGTGGGGCCACCTGTTCGGCCGCGGGCTCCAGAAGGACGCCACCGTTGACGACTTCAAGAGCGACAACGAGATCGTTCACCCGGAACTGCTCACCTACCTCGGCGAGCAGTTCAAGCAGTACAACCACGACACGAAGAAGCTCCTGGAGTGGCTCTGCACCTCCGACGTGTACCAACTGAGCCACGTCGCACTGAAGGGGCAGGCCGACCCCAAGTTCGACCCGTTCTTCGCCCGCATGCCGCTGAAAGCACTGTCGCCGGAGGTGCTGTTCGACTCGCTCTCGCTGGCGACGCGGGCCGAGTCCCGGCTCAAGGACGCCGAGTACAAGGCCCTGAAGGCGAGCTGGACCGGTAAGCTGGTCCGCAACTTCGGCGACGACGAAGGCAACGAGACGACGTTCAACGGGACCGTCGTTCAGGCGCTGCTCCTAATGAACGGCAAGGACCTCAACAACGAGGTGGGGACCACCCGCGACAAGGGCGTGGTCGCGGACGTGGTGAAAAAGCACCGCGGCACCCCGTCGCCCATCTACGACGAGTTGTTCTTGATGACCGTGAGCCGGCACCCAACGCGTGAAGAACTGGCGAAACTCGAGCAGATCCGCTCCGGGCGCGCGACGATCACGCTGGGGAGCGGCGGCAGCGCGTCGTCCGGGGGCAAGGGCGCGAACCCGCCCAAGAGCGGTCCCGTACCCGTCCCGGGGGCCAACCCAGACGACATCACGTACTACCAGGACGTATTCTGGGCGCTGCTCAACACGAACGAGTTTATGCTAAATCACTGA
- a CDS encoding glucose 1-dehydrogenase, with product MADKPLAGKVALVTGGSRGIGAAIATRFGADGAKVVVNYARSAGEAEKVVSGIKQAGGDAIAVKADVGQPAEILPLFESTVKAFGKLDILVNNAAIMQRLFLSDVTAETIDAHFNVNVRGYLLCSKYAAERMTSGGCIINIGSAISRMAYPGAVVYTATKGAVDLMTRVLAAELGPKGIRVNVLAPGSTITDMNSEKSGKTQEEADQEIAMTALRRQGLPVDIADAAAFLASNDARWITGTWLDVSGGIRL from the coding sequence ATGGCTGACAAACCGCTCGCGGGGAAGGTCGCGCTGGTTACCGGGGGCTCGCGCGGGATCGGCGCGGCCATCGCCACCCGGTTCGGTGCCGACGGGGCCAAGGTCGTCGTCAACTACGCGCGCAGTGCTGGTGAAGCCGAAAAAGTGGTTTCGGGCATCAAGCAAGCCGGCGGCGACGCGATCGCTGTGAAAGCGGACGTGGGCCAACCGGCCGAGATCCTGCCCCTCTTCGAGTCGACCGTCAAGGCGTTCGGCAAACTCGACATCCTGGTGAACAACGCTGCCATCATGCAGCGCCTGTTCCTTTCGGATGTCACCGCCGAAACCATCGACGCGCACTTCAACGTGAACGTTCGCGGCTACCTCCTGTGCTCCAAGTACGCCGCCGAGCGCATGACCTCCGGCGGGTGCATCATCAACATCGGCAGCGCGATCAGTCGCATGGCGTACCCCGGCGCGGTGGTTTACACCGCAACGAAAGGGGCGGTCGATCTCATGACACGTGTGCTGGCCGCCGAACTCGGCCCCAAGGGTATCCGTGTCAACGTCCTCGCTCCTGGGTCTACCATCACCGACATGAACAGCGAGAAGAGCGGCAAGACGCAAGAGGAAGCGGACCAGGAGATCGCAATGACCGCGCTGCGGCGCCAGGGCCTACCGGTGGACATCGCCGACGCAGCCGCGTTCCTGGCATCAAACGACGCCCGCTGGATCACGGGCACTTGGCTCGACGTGTCCGGCGGCATCCGGTTGTAA
- a CDS encoding DUF1559 domain-containing protein, translated as MTSTTVRSPLRAAFTLIELLVVIAIIAILIGLLLPAVQKVREAAARMSDQNNLKQLALACHNFHSANERLPGYQPAPTGSSVASYGYSVHAFILPYIEQEPLGRMFEPNTQQLFFGSAPFGTFNAALASTAVTPVKTFLNPADGQDPVYAMSGGAPHAGTNYAVNIGSGLDANDAVNNPARSNGTDLRFPSDGLFWSGSRVRLTDVADGTSNTLMMADILRGTNASVTGTAYAALAPEQRRRLYASASAGRSAVGTAPGGLNPVLKTADATAATSWTGNRGGSWIWGQPYTNGFNAALTPNSSTPDVAGHGQGWFSARSPFAGGVNVALADGSVRFVRDSIPIAVWRGLATRAGGEVTGGNDF; from the coding sequence GTGACTTCTACCACGGTTCGTTCTCCGTTGCGCGCCGCGTTCACCTTGATCGAGTTGCTGGTGGTGATCGCGATCATCGCGATTCTGATCGGCCTGCTGCTCCCCGCGGTCCAGAAGGTGCGCGAGGCCGCGGCGCGCATGAGCGACCAGAACAACCTGAAGCAGCTCGCGCTCGCGTGCCACAACTTCCACAGTGCGAACGAGCGGCTCCCCGGGTACCAGCCGGCCCCGACCGGGTCGTCGGTGGCGTCCTACGGCTACTCGGTACATGCCTTCATCCTGCCCTACATCGAGCAAGAGCCGCTGGGGCGAATGTTCGAACCGAACACCCAGCAGTTGTTCTTCGGCAGCGCGCCGTTCGGCACGTTCAACGCCGCCCTCGCGTCCACCGCCGTGACACCGGTGAAGACGTTTCTGAACCCCGCCGACGGCCAGGACCCCGTTTACGCGATGTCCGGCGGCGCGCCTCACGCGGGCACCAATTACGCCGTCAACATCGGGTCCGGGCTGGATGCGAACGATGCCGTAAACAACCCTGCGCGGAGTAACGGCACCGACCTCCGGTTCCCGTCGGACGGGCTGTTCTGGTCCGGCTCGCGGGTGCGCCTCACGGACGTTGCCGACGGCACTTCGAACACGCTGATGATGGCGGACATCCTCCGCGGCACGAACGCGAGCGTTACCGGTACGGCATACGCGGCCTTGGCCCCGGAGCAGCGGCGCCGCCTGTACGCGAGTGCCAGTGCCGGACGTAGCGCCGTCGGAACGGCGCCGGGCGGGCTGAACCCGGTCCTCAAGACCGCGGACGCGACGGCCGCCACGAGTTGGACCGGTAACCGGGGCGGGTCGTGGATCTGGGGGCAGCCGTATACGAACGGGTTCAACGCCGCCCTCACACCGAACAGCTCCACGCCCGACGTGGCCGGACACGGACAGGGGTGGTTCTCGGCGCGCAGCCCGTTCGCCGGCGGAGTTAACGTCGCGCTGGCGGACGGAAGTGTTCGGTTCGTGCGCGACTCGATCCCGATCGCAGTGTGGCGCGGGCTCGCGACACGGGCGGGCGGCGAGGTCACCGGCGGGAACGATTTTTGA
- a CDS encoding AI-2E family transporter encodes MRHGHPPSALTTGQEHEAGQQLVREEGPAATGERLRPYALAALTALLIGLSAALAVPFLPALTWGVALAIIAWPLSSWLRRVTANRTCAAVVASAVVILLVAVPSGYVAQQVAREVSSSTEQAQQEAVQGTLRERMLATPVLRDAVAWAERPEVNLEAEAKKAAREYLGNGMWLARGSVAFLLQLAIAIYILYYSLRDGDQFLRAARRLLPVTPEEADRVFDRAGGSVHANLYASLVTSAINGVNAALLFWATGLPAPILWGVVVFVVSMLPVAGIFLIWVPAAAYLALTDHWGGAVALVAWGVGSSVLVDTLLYTWLAGGRMRLHPVPALLSFIGGLALFGASGIVLGPAILAVTVAVLDVWHTRTTNSPLPSVEGAASTGTT; translated from the coding sequence GTGCGCCACGGTCATCCGCCCTCTGCTCTCACGACCGGACAGGAACACGAAGCAGGTCAGCAACTCGTTCGCGAGGAAGGTCCGGCGGCAACCGGCGAGCGGCTCCGGCCGTACGCCCTTGCGGCGCTCACCGCGCTGCTGATCGGGCTCAGTGCCGCGCTCGCGGTCCCGTTCCTGCCGGCGCTGACCTGGGGAGTTGCACTGGCGATTATCGCGTGGCCGCTCAGTTCGTGGCTCCGGAGGGTGACTGCGAACCGCACCTGTGCTGCGGTCGTGGCCTCGGCCGTGGTGATTCTCCTGGTCGCGGTCCCGAGCGGGTACGTCGCCCAGCAGGTGGCGCGCGAGGTAAGTTCGTCCACCGAGCAAGCGCAACAGGAGGCGGTGCAAGGCACGCTTCGCGAGCGGATGCTAGCTACGCCGGTGTTGCGCGACGCGGTCGCGTGGGCGGAACGGCCCGAGGTGAACCTGGAAGCGGAAGCGAAGAAAGCAGCCCGCGAATACCTCGGCAACGGGATGTGGCTGGCCCGCGGATCGGTCGCGTTCCTGCTCCAACTCGCCATTGCTATTTACATCCTCTATTACTCGCTCCGGGACGGGGATCAATTTCTCCGCGCCGCCCGGCGGTTGCTCCCGGTTACGCCCGAAGAAGCCGACCGCGTATTCGATCGCGCCGGCGGCTCGGTCCACGCGAACCTGTACGCGTCTCTCGTCACGAGCGCGATCAACGGGGTGAATGCCGCGCTACTGTTCTGGGCAACGGGTCTGCCCGCACCGATTCTGTGGGGTGTGGTGGTCTTCGTGGTGAGTATGCTGCCGGTCGCCGGCATCTTCCTCATCTGGGTGCCCGCGGCCGCGTACCTCGCGCTTACGGATCACTGGGGAGGTGCCGTCGCGCTGGTGGCATGGGGCGTTGGGTCGAGTGTACTTGTGGACACGCTGTTGTACACGTGGCTCGCGGGCGGGCGGATGCGATTGCACCCGGTGCCGGCGCTGCTGTCGTTCATCGGCGGGCTGGCCCTTTTCGGTGCATCGGGCATCGTCCTCGGGCCGGCTATTCTCGCCGTGACGGTGGCGGTGCTGGACGTGTGGCACACCCGCACGACCAACAGTCCTCTTCCGTCGGTCGAAGGCGCCGCGAGCACGGGGACGACGTAG
- a CDS encoding complex I subunit 4 family protein — translation MAESDLTWLSLLVFLPAICAAGLLVLPSRWPELLRWWATFGAAGTLALSLCVVVGYYNLLDQHLDANGMPRHSVRTRLDSRADKAASDAAQPIPKKLDPNDWIARRAWIAPFNVQFALGADGLSLPLVVLTALVTLLAIVASWKIEDGVRGYLALLLLLETGVIGAFLALDFFLFYVSYELMLLPMYVLIGLWGGNNRKYAALKFVVYTLLGGVCLLVAMIALYSVNARDFVDQAEVNQRAADVQKKQPNLKPEEAAEQVEVHTFDFVTLSKVGRAVSLVLSGQEERLAVKTATVEVPGPSDEAKQVRLFAPGVDRDAALARLKTQPVCTKRFQYLVFVLLFLGFAVKVPIVPLHSWLPDAHFEAPTPVSMILAGVLLKLGGYGLVRVAFPVCPWAASELAWWIGLIGVIGIVYGALVAMGQTDFKKLLAYSSVSHMGFVVLGLASWGSAANAQYWQWGVSGAMFQMVAHGITASALFFIVGVVYDRAHHRDLNRFGGLKEPMPFYAGLSAILFFASMGLPGLCGFVGEFCVFLAAWNFSPGLAVPAVLSVVLTAAYLLWTWQRVYLGTNPATKDFPELTPREAVCLVPFVLLAIALGIAPSLLLFNWMEPSVAGWIENLAPLKP, via the coding sequence ATGGCCGAGTCGGACCTGACGTGGCTGTCGCTTCTCGTGTTCTTGCCGGCCATCTGTGCGGCAGGTTTGCTCGTCCTGCCGTCGCGCTGGCCTGAACTGCTGCGCTGGTGGGCCACGTTCGGCGCGGCCGGCACACTCGCGCTGTCGCTGTGCGTCGTGGTGGGGTACTATAACCTGCTCGACCAGCACCTCGACGCCAACGGGATGCCGCGGCACTCGGTCCGCACCCGGCTCGACAGCCGGGCCGATAAGGCGGCCAGCGACGCCGCGCAGCCGATTCCCAAGAAACTCGACCCCAACGACTGGATCGCCCGGCGGGCCTGGATCGCGCCCTTCAATGTGCAGTTCGCGCTGGGGGCGGACGGGCTGAGCCTGCCGCTCGTGGTGCTCACCGCGCTGGTCACGCTCTTGGCGATCGTCGCGAGCTGGAAGATCGAAGACGGTGTGCGCGGGTACCTCGCCTTGCTGCTGCTGCTGGAAACCGGCGTGATCGGCGCGTTCCTCGCGCTGGACTTCTTCCTGTTTTACGTCTCCTACGAGTTGATGCTGCTCCCCATGTACGTCCTCATCGGGCTGTGGGGCGGCAACAACCGTAAGTACGCGGCGCTCAAGTTCGTGGTGTACACACTACTCGGCGGCGTGTGCCTCCTCGTCGCGATGATCGCCCTGTACTCGGTGAACGCGCGCGACTTCGTCGATCAGGCGGAAGTGAACCAGCGGGCCGCCGACGTCCAGAAAAAGCAACCGAACCTCAAGCCCGAAGAAGCGGCGGAACAGGTTGAGGTTCACACGTTCGATTTCGTCACGCTCTCGAAAGTGGGCCGCGCGGTGTCGCTGGTCCTGAGCGGGCAAGAAGAGCGTCTTGCCGTTAAAACCGCGACGGTCGAAGTGCCCGGCCCCTCGGATGAGGCGAAGCAGGTGCGCCTCTTCGCACCCGGCGTGGACCGTGACGCCGCCCTGGCCCGGCTGAAGACGCAGCCCGTTTGCACCAAACGGTTCCAGTACCTCGTGTTCGTGCTGTTGTTCCTCGGGTTCGCGGTCAAGGTGCCGATCGTTCCGCTGCACTCGTGGCTGCCGGACGCGCACTTCGAGGCGCCGACGCCGGTCAGCATGATCCTGGCGGGCGTGCTGCTGAAGCTCGGCGGCTACGGGCTGGTGCGGGTCGCGTTTCCGGTGTGCCCGTGGGCCGCATCGGAGCTGGCGTGGTGGATCGGGCTCATCGGGGTGATCGGAATCGTGTACGGCGCACTGGTCGCGATGGGCCAAACCGATTTCAAGAAACTGCTCGCGTATTCCAGCGTCAGCCACATGGGCTTCGTGGTGCTGGGTCTCGCGAGCTGGGGTTCTGCCGCCAACGCTCAATATTGGCAGTGGGGCGTGAGCGGCGCGATGTTCCAGATGGTCGCCCACGGGATCACCGCATCGGCCCTGTTCTTTATCGTGGGCGTGGTGTACGACCGGGCGCACCACCGCGACCTGAACCGGTTCGGCGGCCTGAAGGAACCGATGCCGTTCTACGCCGGGCTGAGCGCGATTCTGTTCTTCGCGTCGATGGGGCTTCCCGGGCTGTGCGGGTTCGTGGGCGAGTTCTGTGTGTTCCTGGCCGCGTGGAACTTCTCTCCCGGCCTTGCGGTGCCGGCCGTGCTGAGCGTCGTCCTGACGGCCGCGTACCTGCTCTGGACGTGGCAGCGGGTCTACCTGGGCACGAACCCCGCAACCAAAGACTTCCCCGAACTGACGCCCCGTGAGGCGGTGTGCCTCGTGCCCTTCGTACTGCTCGCCATCGCGCTGGGAATTGCACCGAGCCTGTTGCTGTTCAACTGGATGGAGCCCAGTGTGGCGGGCTGGATCGAGAACCTGGCGCCGCTGAAACCGTAG
- a CDS encoding LysR family transcriptional regulator codes for MAERVPSVSTDQVAALVELARAGSLRTAAIGLHLTEQGLRNRLVALETALKVPLYHKQRGPRRRSPLTPQGELFLPHAVAFLEAARRFGERAGDGPQEIHVAATQYLTMYAMLDAVRRFHRAFPATPRAPQRPHRARH; via the coding sequence GTGGCCGAACGTGTGCCGTCGGTGTCAACGGATCAGGTCGCGGCGCTGGTCGAGTTGGCACGCGCCGGGAGCCTGCGCACCGCGGCCATCGGGCTGCACCTCACCGAGCAGGGGTTGCGCAACCGGCTCGTCGCGCTCGAAACGGCCCTCAAGGTGCCGCTCTACCACAAGCAGCGCGGGCCGCGTCGGCGGTCACCGCTCACACCGCAAGGGGAACTGTTCCTGCCCCATGCGGTCGCGTTCCTCGAAGCCGCCCGGCGGTTCGGCGAACGCGCCGGCGACGGCCCGCAAGAGATTCACGTCGCGGCCACACAATACCTGACGATGTACGCGATGCTCGACGCCGTCCGCCGGTTCCACCGCGCGTTCCCGGCGACCCCGCGTGCGCCTCAGCGCCCGCACCGAGCGCGACATTGA
- a CDS encoding YpsA SLOG family protein yields MRLVRVISGGQTGADRAALVAAKAAGLATGGWMPKGFLAHDGERPEFASLYGLREHESPRYPPRTALNVKESDATLRFATDWASPGEALTLKMIERYGRPHLDVTPGRGETVATVVEWLRHHDPHVLNVAGNSERTSPGIEAFVTAFLADVFAQLVRPI; encoded by the coding sequence ATGAGGCTGGTGCGCGTGATTTCGGGCGGACAGACCGGTGCGGACCGGGCCGCACTCGTAGCCGCAAAGGCCGCCGGCCTCGCGACCGGGGGGTGGATGCCGAAGGGTTTCTTGGCCCATGACGGCGAGCGCCCCGAGTTCGCCTCACTTTACGGGCTCCGCGAGCACGAGAGCCCTCGATACCCGCCGCGCACCGCGCTCAACGTGAAGGAATCCGACGCCACCCTTCGCTTCGCGACCGACTGGGCGTCGCCCGGCGAAGCGCTCACGCTCAAAATGATCGAGCGGTACGGGCGCCCGCACCTTGATGTCACACCCGGCCGGGGCGAAACGGTCGCAACCGTCGTCGAATGGCTCCGGCACCACGACCCGCACGTGCTAAACGTGGCCGGCAACTCGGAGCGCACGTCGCCGGGCATTGAGGCGTTCGTCACGGCATTTCTCGCAGACGTGTTCGCGCAACTCGTCCGCCCTATCTGA
- a CDS encoding TIM barrel protein encodes MTADEPKTKLKGRVNHSVAFWCFNARGEQWSAEKVCSVTRDLGGKAVELIDPSEWHHLKKYDLVCGLAANGMPGAPFMRGFNNPQFHDEVITTTSKTIDQCADAKFPNVIAFTGYKWVNPDDPKSGTITPDEAFYNCVAGLKKLALYAEKKGVTVCLEHLNTRDDTDPMKGHPGYGGDDLEFVASIVKAVGSPRVKLLFDFYHVQLMHGDLIRRVEQHKELIGHVHTAGAPGRGELDENQEINYPAVLRKLVSTGYTGFVGHEFIPTRDPLAGLKQAIETCDV; translated from the coding sequence ATGACCGCCGACGAACCGAAAACCAAGCTCAAGGGCCGGGTGAACCACTCGGTCGCCTTCTGGTGCTTCAACGCCCGCGGCGAGCAGTGGTCCGCCGAGAAGGTGTGCAGCGTCACCCGCGACCTGGGCGGCAAGGCGGTCGAGCTGATCGACCCCTCGGAATGGCACCACCTTAAGAAGTACGACCTCGTGTGCGGGCTGGCGGCCAACGGGATGCCCGGCGCGCCGTTCATGCGCGGGTTCAACAACCCGCAGTTCCACGACGAGGTGATCACGACCACCTCGAAGACCATCGACCAGTGTGCCGACGCGAAGTTCCCGAACGTGATCGCGTTCACCGGGTACAAGTGGGTCAACCCGGACGACCCGAAGTCCGGCACCATCACCCCAGATGAGGCGTTCTACAACTGCGTTGCGGGTCTCAAGAAGCTGGCGCTGTACGCGGAAAAGAAGGGCGTGACGGTGTGCCTGGAGCACCTCAACACGCGCGACGACACGGACCCGATGAAGGGGCACCCGGGGTACGGCGGAGACGACCTCGAGTTCGTCGCGAGCATCGTGAAGGCGGTGGGCAGCCCGCGCGTGAAGCTGCTGTTCGACTTCTACCACGTGCAGCTCATGCACGGCGACCTGATCCGCCGCGTCGAGCAGCACAAGGAGCTGATCGGCCACGTTCACACCGCGGGCGCGCCGGGCCGGGGCGAACTCGACGAGAACCAGGAGATCAACTACCCCGCGGTGCTCCGGAAGCTCGTGTCCACGGGCTACACCGGGTTCGTCGGTCACGAGTTCATCCCCACCCGCGACCCGCTGGCCGGGCTGAAGCAGGCGATCGAGACCTGCGACGTGTGA